gagagagagagagaaaaatgatgGATAGTGACCTTTCATTCATTCCAGGATCAAAAACAGGAAGAATGTGAAATACCATAAACCTAAGATGGTAAAAGGTGAGGGTCaaccaagacctacacactaccaagacctacacactacccagacctacacactaccaagacctacacactaccaagacctacacactacccagacctacacactaccaagacctacacactaccaagacctacacactacccaGACATACACACTACccagacctacacactaccaagacACCCTAAAGACACCCTAATAATTAAAGACACAGATGtgagttcttttttttgttatgaagtTTCCTCTATAAAACCTCCCTGGTCAAGACCTGTACAGCATCACTTGGGgtaatacaatatattgtattaaCAAGTTTAGATTCAAGGAAAGACAGAGGTTCTGTAGGACATCTGAAACTCAAATGTGTCCACCAGTTTTAGTCGTCATCAGGCTGACAACCCACAGTAGTCATCATGGTAAAAAGTGTTATTAAGTTTTctcaaagtctggtgttttatggagaaaaaaagCCTGAACTACAGGATTCTCTctattattgtagatttgttAAAAAGGAAAAGTAGTAGGAAGAAATTCCCCAAACTTCCAGTTATCTAACAGCATTTTAAACATGGGCTTTTTTCTTTGCTCAGATAATGAAACGAAGAAGCTCTTTCACCCCAACAGATATGTGTTTGAGGCTTTGGAGCTCTGAACAAACTGGAAAAGGAGAACACTACATAGACTTGACTCTTTCTATATTGTTGTCTTTAGTCAAAGAGTGTTAAACTGAATCAAAAACCAACATCTCTGCCGACACCAACGTCAAACAGACGCGAGTGTCAGAAACAACTTTATATACAGCtttgccagacacacacacacacacacacacacacacacacacacacacacacacacacacacacacacacacacacacacacacacacacacacacacacacacacacacacacacacacacacacacacacacacacacacacacacacaaagcatccTATTGGACGATTGCATCCTTCAGTAATCAGGCCATCATCTGTGTCAGCTGTAGCTCCACCTGTCTTCACTCTGGAAGTAATCAGTGCCGTCTAGTGATCCACCTCATTGTGGCTCTTGTAATGCATCTTACACAAAAATCCAAGAGATTTGATCAATACACACTTTAAATCAATCTCATGTATtgcaacaaacaaaataaatgcacataaagaaagagatgtaaatatgtaaagaaagagATGTAGAGTCCATGTGGCAAGACGGTTTCGTTCATGTAtccaaaacagtttaaaaagccataaatccacaacagttgttgtgtttaaagctgcatgatACGGTTTGAATGAAGAACAAACAATAGTCCCGTTTGTGTGCTCTCCAGGTTGCTCAGAGAATCACCAAAGCACCACAGCTGTGGTTATACAGAGGAGACAACAAGCCCAGTGAAAATAAAACGTTCTGAACACGGTGTAGAAACAAGTGTTGAGCGTATCGTCAGAGGAATAATACGAGCTGAAGTGGAGAAAAAGAGCGTTCTTCTATCAGTATGTGGGGAAAGAAGTTGGAATTTGTATTCAATATATGAACTTGTGATTGTGTTCAATAACTATGATAACAAAATCCTCATGTCACAACTAATAAGTTATGTTACCTTTTAGTTTTAATCTTTCTTTAGATTGTTTTTAAAcagagactgactgactctaaacatgaacactggactttgtggtgtttcaggaggaaaactgCCTCAGTTATTCTCTCCTAGTCACATTTACTCCAtcagctttgtatgataccctggaaaaaagacaagcaaagacttagttcattcttgtttattgattatagaaaccttcagtttgttcacacatcccatcagtaaagtctgctaaatgactcttgttcaatgatttcacgtacagattcattttcatccacacaatcagtttgtttgagcagaatctcagcgatgtaacagagaataatgatttccttattgattatgatcatgataattacagtttcattaaacatcttaggatctcgtttgtacgtcgatctggacgacaacatttagtctgcccaaccaataaatgtgattctagatatctttacaaaaagtggtgagaacagaatatctatgataagaaataaatcactagaccttcctttaagacccgtgcagtggaagagaaacaacaacacacacacacacacacacacacatacatatatatatacaaatattcatcagacatttagagcacagagaagtttacaAAGTAGAGCCCatgatgtttgattgacagctgatctctgtgcagtgaagacatgaaaagaacaagacTCAGTCTAAAGCGAGTATCTGTCTGGACCGTATCTGGTcaggatgtgaatttgtggctaaattgttacacaaataatcagtggtcatgtctatcatgttttatgaacaggtttttccacttatatcttaatgtttgattgaaagacaacttataatgatcaaattgcattcagtaatagtaaatggtgacatttactagtcagtatattatacattttatacaaggtgtaaatgtatcatcatgacatacagtctgcaggttaaaagtatttcagctttttattaaagcatgtgtatcaaaagcattcatcatataagtggtgtgtaacaatatatacatacttacaaagttgacgtcatcactgatgttgttgctgccgtgtttattcctagatggagtgttgatggagcagctacaatgttagcatagcctggcactgatcgatccggactccgttcagaaaacaagcattttaaaagttgtttgcttgctgtgttgcggacagacccgacaaagcatgaattcactCTTTTTACAGATCAACATCATATCatcgttatttcggcatcattttgatccgtttattgatattaaatcacagcacagtgtgtttattttgggttcataccgcagtagcgacgtgtggcttgctaatgTGCTTcctgcttggtgtgaatgcacggtggtaacacaatacgaagcacaacgtaacgtaacttaaactactataaacaatagcacatgcacaacaacagcacgatgtaatgattcaatgaaccgctgacacaatccccagaaaacataaacactgaactgttctccagcttttcatttagaaagagcaacaaCCAATGAGGAACCTGCAACAGTCGCTGatgaatcctgtaacttcatcactcagtcagtcagtcagtgacacactttagtgtttgtagggctggtcctctgcggtccagacacaaatcagctctgcagcaacaatgatggacaccagagaagtttaagagttaaaacactgaatttaacccttaaatgacttctgtctatttcagtttacacaactcagcagtgacATCATAATCATAAAGAtaaagtccagcatagagaggctcagtgaatgtggtctggactctgtggaggagagtcatggtttcagagacgctgtagaaggacagaatacctgcactgtgatccaggtacactcctactctggaggacggaggacctgagacgggggttTGGATACTGTTGTACAAAAAGCTATAACTGTTTTGGTTACAATCTAACGCCCAAGATTTATCATTGTGTCCAAACAAACGTTCACTCCccccccctgctctcctgatactcttgtatgcgactgctacataaactcctgtccctctcctctccacctcccagtaacaacgtccagtcagactctctctactcaggacctgaccacatccagtgaatctgtctgggtgactagaatAAGACTGTTCTTGTctcattaatgttgcttttctgttcccctcagataataacagctgtgtgtctgctgtgtttggatccagtgtgatttctcgtgaatattgtaagaatccagctctggtcttgggctctggttgtgacagtaaaacatccacttcagtcactgtctgtgagacgtttgtccatttctctctcagaacgtcctgtagtttatctctgacttctgacacagccgccgtcacgtcctcaaagtagctcagaggacggatattgatgctggatgtagattcactgagtggtgacagtgaggggtagttaAGAAGAAACTGGtagtgatcctctgtgtgtgacagcagcttcatctcagcgtctctcctcttcagctcagtgatctcctgctccagcttctcctgaagctctttgactcgactcacttcacttttctgctgggatctgacctgctgcttcacatcacagcttcttttctccatgagacggatcagctcggtgaagatcttctcactgtcctccactgctttatcagcagagcgattgacagcctccacctcctgttggagcagcttcacatctttctctctgtcctggatcctctgttggatgttgagtcgactcacctccagctctctctgcctctcggtcctttctgctgcagctgagacgatgtcgtggcctttatgttcatccacagagcagagataacagatacactgctgatcagtacgacagaacatcttcatcacctcgtcgtgacgagagcagatgttctcctggagcttcttggagggctccaccagcttgtgtttcttgaacggagccacatcataatgaggctggaggtgtttctcacagtaagaggccagacacgccagacaggacttgaaggctttcagtttcctcccagtgcagaaatcacaggccacatcttcaggtccagcatagcagtgatcagcaggagcagcttggagtccagtcttcttcagttcctccactaaaactgctaacatggtgttcttcagcaggacaggcctcggtgtgaaggtctgcctacactgagggcagctgtagatcttcttctcatcctctccatcccagaagcttttaatacagttcatgcagtagctgtgtccacaggaagtagtcaccggatccttcagtagatccagacagatcgaacaagagaTTGCTTCCtggtccagctgaactcctttctgcgccatttcacctctcagtagcaacgactgtctgagtttcacttcctgagaaccgacactagtttgagctctgatgtaatcatcatgtgttatgttggttacacccaccttcaaactgtcgatctgaaggggagggaacaaggaaataagaGGACCGAGTGTAGCagtctgtgtttgagagcaggaagaggagggaggagttatcAAGCTGTGATTCATTCCAGGACGAGGAGCAGCACGACTGACTAcgtcccaaatcacatacttttcctttttccttctagtacactgcagctgcccttacaaagtacatactgttgcatgcagtatgaatacaatatatctgctgtgcagaggattgtgggtcagaacagccagaaaagcatgctggcttccatactgtaaaatgtgaccagatgtagtaggacatcctggtatttttggcacactgcatttgacatactatgtattgggacataagaaatctttttttctgtgatactaagtagtatggtagtatgggtttTGGAACGCACAGTATGTTTCGTCATTTACAAACGGAGCCTCGGTTCAAACCTGCtccacatttgaaaacatttcagttttcagctgtaaaatatttcttggctCCTCAGGCTTTGGTGATGGCTCCACATTTCTCATAAACTCTCCCTCACCCGGGACAGGAACCCGGTGTGGGCAACGGACCGCTGTACGGGCAGCCGTTTACAGACAGgctagtgacacattacacacactcctgaggctgcagagattgtttttaagaaatctcataagccattgttttactgcttcatttttcattttacataagaaagtagagataagtaacctaagcaactagtgtagtaataataataataataatttatataacacttgtcaaacttaagtacaaagttctttccagattaaaagatttacagaaaagaaatgaaaataaatctaaatctcaTGTAACAGCGGGGCAGCtgagctgaaatattcataacaattgtgcattttgcgattaAAGCAACAGATTAGGCACAGATGTAGGGTTATATGTCACgaaaatatatagatatcggggcgctgccaATTCGGCCCCTGACGGACGCGGCAGCTACTTTCCAAAATGGCCACAAAATAGGTTTTCCAAaacgttgcagaaaactgattttacgactcttgatgatttccaaggtgcgttcaagctgatgagatcagatgtcagaagatcacagaaatgatttttttacctcctcattttttaagtgtactttttaaaagcttttaacctgagaaaaacgtgaaaaccaaataaaaggagcatggtcacttcagggtcaaacttcacccccatgccttcatggtagaatgacgaccaataaagcagtaaaactgacgGAGGTAACGCTGGATACATTTCTTGGTCgccagtaacctctaatcacagttaaagtgatgctgaactttggtagaactttgggttgtattgctagcagtaaaactgacagagatGACATGAGAGCTTTTTAGTTGGAGTAAGCACTTCAGGTTCATatgacaatgttttatttttgcaatggcCTTCTAATCTGAGCAAAGGAGCTGATATTTGTCCGGTCTCTAACCTGTGACCAAGCTGACTTGGTTGAACTTATAAGGAATCTTAGATCAGTCTCCTGTTGAAATACAgggttaaagagacacacaagcttATCCACCACGGCAAGGTGCCAACTCCAGTAggattcatttttttgttttatttttttgatatgcaatagcactttaaaaacatgtatatactaTTGTATAACAGCAAACGCTGGCCGGGTTACGGCATGATACAAGAACTGAGGAAGCGGGTTGCTGGAGGCAAAGTTTGACCAAAAGAAATCCAATTAAATATTCCATTGCCATACTCCAGCACATTGTTTACACTTTGGGATCcacaaatttgaatgttttggaCGTGATTAAAGTGCGCACGTTGTTGGTTTGCTTGGTTttgcggagcgtttcagacggagggagaatacaggtatattcaggcaggcagtatgaaaaataatgtcGCATTGTCAGGGAAAACATAGGGTGGTTCCCCTGAATGTTTGTGAATGAGAGGATAGATGGACTGGTACCACGGGacattttagaacattttcatatttttcgtaGGTCTTGTGCTGATCAGCCACCACACTctaagaaaaaacatctgaagaaaaacagaaaatgtcctggAAGAAAATTACCAGGGGTctcttttataaaacagtgtgtaggatccatactaaaaatgtgccaaaaaaaatcggacttataaaactgtgcgtacgcacacctgcacgcaatgttcaaggagtttttctgacacagagatggaggtgtttgtaggtgaggagatctctgaacactcgttccctcctgattctctcattcacgtcacgtagtcctcacagtgccggtatatccactagcaccatgcagcatgttccGAGTCTCACCGGtgtgtttatatctttacagcaatcagactgatccattcacttaaaatgatcaagacaatcagtaaTATCCCCCACCTGGATATAATTAGAAAAAAGGAAGTTTGACAGGTGtacactatttattatttattatttaagtttttatagtgaacttgtcctgcattatgattaggactgataatgataatgccgatatggagagtaacgattgtgtgagagctgtcactggcttcatttacacactttgttaatttacacaatccatactggtgaagatgtgctggttGGAGatgactggaggaggcagagtgtgtGGCGCAGCGCGGTGGcgcactggagacagtctgatagttgcatcggatagccattttcattttgtctatatgtatactgtatctgtccctatctaataaaccataaataaatgaataagtcatGTCAT
This portion of the Sebastes fasciatus isolate fSebFas1 chromosome 1, fSebFas1.pri, whole genome shotgun sequence genome encodes:
- the LOC141774393 gene encoding tripartite motif-containing protein 16-like — protein: MAQKGVQLDQEAISCSICLDLLKDPVTTSCGHSYCMNCIKSFWDGEDEKKIYSCPQCRQTFTPRPVLLKNTMLAVLVEELKKTGLQAAPADHCYAGPEDVACDFCTGRKLKAFKSCLACLASYCEKHLQPHYDVAPFKKHKLVEPSKKLQENICSRHDEVMKMFCRTDQQCICYLCSVDEHKGHDIVSAAAERTERQRELEVSRLNIQQRIQDREKDVKLLQQEVEAVNRSADKAVEDSEKIFTELIRLMEKRSCDVKQQVRSQQKSEVSRVKELQEKLEQEITELKRRDAEMKLLSHTEDHYQFLLNYPSLSPLSESTSSINIRPLSYFEDVTAAVSEVRDKLQDVLREKWTNVSQTVTEVDVLLSQPEPKTRAGFLQYSREITLDPNTADTQLLLSEGNRKATLMRQEQSYSSHPDRFTGCGQVLSRESLTGRCYWEVERRGTGVYVAVAYKSIRRAGGGSERLFGHNDKSWALDCNQNSYSFLYNSIQTPVSGPPSSRVGVYLDHSAGILSFYSVSETMTLLHRVQTTFTEPLYAGLYLYDYDVTAELCKLK